From one Culex quinquefasciatus strain JHB chromosome 3, VPISU_Cqui_1.0_pri_paternal, whole genome shotgun sequence genomic stretch:
- the LOC6050244 gene encoding uncharacterized protein LOC6050244: MKRRSATRKANSQETTLPDEIWELIFDYLYPRNLRWVRLVSREWNNIVRNSPKLLGKLTLSIPAVWTTQQLQQMATTRYRNITVRYATAETVPKLKLFKIRKLVIKQPWITAAAVVRMVSGLSIVDLSFVAAKHFNYELFDSVPTGQMLTCLESLHLDLGDKDEFLCVFQNICPNLKRLKLKAVMKRYLGQDYGAKLLAFIRTTRHTLKELVFEGIDFCNESLLRDIIAVEGLELDILSLLTCEARDYDIMDLRESQTGIDTLHLPYSCVICNNILTGIVMYLQYLTTLSVTVDFVDLVPILSNMAHLDSLTLVYDDNAPEETLDLSGYGSTQLRTLVLIGFSLDSTALLTCFEKCPNIRKLWIKLCPKISVHDILVIAGRLENLYDLAVKRLSDASCPENFGEYSLSPFRKLRLLNVIRETSCKRVCNLLENCPVLYSLILSSSIFTDIELALMIKYMGNVTALCLTNLPNMTVMTAERAVQQCPKLEVLRICHNPNLTRFVSKRATVSVEYE, from the exons ATGAAGCGCAGATCCGCAACCCGAAAAGCTAATTCCCAAGAGACAACACTGCCCGACGAGATCTGGGAGTTAATTTTTGACTACCTGTACCCTCGGAACCTCAGATGGGTTCGGTTGGTCAGTCGGGAATGGAACAACATCGTTCGCAACTCGCCAAAGCTTTTGGGCAAGCTTACGCTCTCGATTCCCGCTGTTTGGACAACCCAGCAGCTGCAGCAAATGGCCACGACCCGATACCGGAACATAACCGTCCGATATGCAACCGCCGAAACTGTGCCCAAACTGAAGCTTTTCAAAATCCGCAAGCTGGTCATAAAGCAACCTTGGATAACGGCCGCGGCAGTGGTCCGCATGGTGAGCGGCTTGTCGATCGTCGACCTCAGTTTTGTTGCGGCTAAACACTTCAACTACGAGCTGTTCGACTCGGTGCCAACTGGCCAAATGCTGACCTGTCTCGAGAGCCTTCATCTGGATTTGGGAGACAAGGATGAGTTTCTTTGCGTATTCCAAAACATCTGTCCAAATTTGAAGCGACTGAAGCTGAAGGCGGTCATGAAGCGGTACTTGGGACAGGACTACGGAGCGAAGCTGCTTGCATTCATCAGAACTACGAGGCACACGCTAAAAGAGCTGGTGTTCGAAGGAATCGACTTCTGTAACGAATCTCTCTTGCGAGATATTATCGCAGTGGAGGGATTAGAACTTGACATACTGTCACTATTGACCTGCGAAGCTCGGGATTATGACATTATGGATCTTAGGGAATCACAAACCGGTATTGACACTCTGCATCTACCTTATTCCTGTGTAATTTGCAACAAT ATTTTAACCGGCATCGTAATGTATCTTCAATACCTAACGACATTGAGCGTGACCGTTGATTTCGTTGACTTAGTGCCCATTTTGTCCAACATGGCACATTTGGATAGTCTAACACTGGTGTACGATGATAACGCACCCGAAGAAACTCTGGATCTCTCCGGCTACGGAAGCACACAACTGCGCACTCTCGTGCTGATCGGTTTCAGTTTGGACAGTACTGCGCTGCTGACTTGCTTTGAAAAATGTCCAAACATACGAAAGTTGTGGATAAAGCTCTGTCCCAAGATCAGCGTACACGACATTCTAGTCATAGCTGGCCGGCTAGAAAACCTGTACGATCTAGCCGTGAAACGCCTCAGTGACGCGTCCTGCCCGGAAAACTTTGGCGAATACTCGCTGAGCCCCTTCCGGAAACTGCGCCTGCTAAACGTGATACGAGAGACATCCTGCAAACGGGTGTGCAACCTGCTCGAGAACTGCCCCGTCCTGTACAGCTTGATTTTGTCCAGCAGCATCTTCACCGATATCGAGCTGGCGTTGATGATCAAATACATGGGAAACGTGACGGCGCTGTGTTTGACCAACCTGCCCAACATGACAGTTATGACCGCCGAGCGAGCCGTCCAGCAGTGTCCCAAGCTGGAAGTGCTGCGGATTTGCCACAATCCCAACTTGACCAGGTTTGTTTCGAAGCGAGCCACGGTGTCGGTCGAGTACGAGTAA
- the LOC6050245 gene encoding syntaxin-7 has protein sequence MSYSSFENNGSGTAGPTNEADFQKLAQTIATSIQKILQNVSSMQRMVNQFGTAQDSPELKQQLHQIRTYTQRLITDTTNLLNELINCKERHLKIQRDRLVDEFTAALTAFQSVQRKTVDLEKNAVRQARGASGAVLNKPPGGGSSNHSSMGSYGNSHNHSSSSNAFEDNFVSQRGGQTQEQLQEEIDLQALENQEQTIRELEENIVSVNEIYKKLGALVYEQSHTVDSIEASVEHTSVFVAEGVQQLKQASHYQVSDIGNKLIGFLNDTSIIAVFVAVILEYKEL, from the exons ATGAGTTATTCCTCGTTCGAGAATAATGGGTCCGGAACGGCGGGCCCTACCAACGAGGCCGACTTCCAGAAGTTGGCCCAAACGATCGCCACCAGCATTCAGAAGATTCTGCAAAATG TTTCATCGATGCAACGGATGGTGAATCAGTTCGGAACGGCACAGGATTCCCCCGAGCTAAAGCAGCAACT CCACCAAATTCGCACGTACACCCAGCGGCTCATCACCGACACGACGAACCTGCTGAACGAGCTGATCAACTGCAAGGAGCGCCACCTGAAGATCCAGCGAGACCGGCTGGTGGACGAGTTCACCGCGGCCCTGACGGCCTTCCAGTCGGTCCAGCGGAAGACGGTCGATCTGGAGAAGAATGCCGTCCGGCAAGCGCGCGGAGCTTCCGGAGCGGTTCTCAACAAACCCCCGGGCGGTGGCTCGTCGAACCATTCCAGCATGGGCAGCTACGGCAACAGCCACAACCACTCGAGCAGTAGCAACGCGTTCGAGGACAACTTTGTGAGCCAGCGGGGGGGACAAACGCAGGAACAGCTGCAGGAGGAGATCGACCTGCAAGCGCTGGAGAACCAGGAGCAGACCATTCGCGAGTTGGAG GAAAACATTGTGAGTGTAAACGAAATCTACAAAAAGCTGGGCGCGCTGGTGTACGAGCAGAGCCACACGGTGGACTCGATCGAGGCGTCGGTGGAGCACACGAGCGTCTTTGTGGCCGAAGGTGTGCAGCAGCTGAAACAGGCGAGCCATTATCAGGTGAGTGACATAGGAAATAAACTAATTGGATTTTTAAACGATACCTCAATAATAGCTGTGTTTGTTGCCGTAATTTTAGAATACAAagaactttaa